The Rattus rattus isolate New Zealand chromosome X, Rrattus_CSIRO_v1, whole genome shotgun sequence genome has a window encoding:
- the LOC116889374 gene encoding high mobility group protein B4-like: MGKESKLRPKVNVSPYVHFMMDFKNQMKEQQSNTYYDFTEFSRKCSEKWRTISKKEKKKYEALAKRDKDRYQREMRNYTGPRRERRRRDVDAPRKPPSSFLLFSMDHFDQIKEEHPNLTVAKVAKAAGRMWSRSAEVDKIPYEEKAAILWAKYLEEQEAYYHQCQRGK; this comes from the coding sequence atgggaaaagaaagcaaactaagaccaAAGGTGAACGTCTCTCCTTACGTCCATTTTATGATGGacttcaaaaatcaaatgaaggaGCAACAGTCAAACACCTATTATGACTTTACCGAATTTTCTAGAAAGTGTTCTGAAAAGTGGAGGACCATCtcgaagaaggaaaagaagaagtatgAAGCCCTAGCCAAGCGCGACAAAGATCGGTACCAACGTGAAATGAGAAACTACACTGGAcctagaagggagagaagaaggagggatgtAGATGCACCGCGGAAGCCCCCATCCTCGTTCCTACTCTTCTCCATGGATCACTTTGACCAGATAAAAGAAGAACACCCAAACCTGACTGTGGCGAAGGTGGCCAAGGCTGCCGGAAGGATGTGGTCCAGGTCTGCGGAAGTGGACAAAATCCCCTATGAGGAGAAGGCTGCTATTCTGTGGGCAAAGTACCTTGAAGAGCAGGAGGCCTACTACCACCAATGCCAGCGCGGGAAGTAA